One Amorphoplanes digitatis genomic window carries:
- a CDS encoding L-threonylcarbamoyladenylate synthase: protein MLYDCRTVADRDRGIAAAVEAVKSGELAVFPTDTVYGVGADAFTAHAVNALQNARGTDRRVPPVLVGSRHTLDGLVYSLPKAARELADAFWPGALTIVVEHSPSLQWDLGDTGGVVAVRMPLHPVALEVLREVGPMAVTTANKIGQSAPTTAEEARDQLEYAVRVYLEAGPAADPAPSTIVDVTGDEPRVLREGAIPFEKLREVVPGILAVGA, encoded by the coding sequence ATGCTCTACGACTGCCGTACCGTCGCCGACCGGGATCGCGGCATCGCCGCGGCCGTCGAGGCGGTCAAGAGCGGTGAGCTTGCCGTCTTCCCCACCGACACCGTCTACGGCGTCGGCGCGGACGCGTTCACCGCGCACGCCGTCAACGCCCTCCAGAACGCGCGCGGCACGGACCGCCGGGTGCCGCCCGTGCTGGTCGGCTCGCGGCACACGCTCGACGGGCTGGTCTACTCGCTGCCGAAGGCCGCCCGCGAACTGGCCGACGCGTTCTGGCCGGGCGCGCTGACGATCGTCGTCGAGCATTCGCCGAGCCTCCAGTGGGACCTGGGCGACACCGGCGGGGTGGTGGCGGTCCGGATGCCGCTGCACCCAGTGGCGCTCGAGGTGCTGCGGGAGGTCGGCCCGATGGCCGTCACCACGGCCAACAAGATCGGCCAGTCGGCGCCGACCACCGCCGAGGAGGCCCGCGACCAGCTGGAGTACGCGGTCCGGGTCTACCTCGAGGCCGGCCCGGCCGCCGACCCGGCGCCCAGCACGATCGTCGACGTGACCGGCGACGAGCCCCGGGTGCTGCGCGAGGGCGCCATCCCGTTCGAGAAGCTGCGTGAGGTCGTGCCCGGCATCCTGGCCGTGGGAGCCTGA
- a CDS encoding AtpZ/AtpI family protein, translating into MTGEKPPGNPHGDDGQNPPDSGMGMTALSYLLGGMLVWGGIGWLVDHYVGTKGIFAGIGVVIGTAGGVYLIVRRLGA; encoded by the coding sequence ATGACTGGTGAAAAACCTCCCGGCAACCCCCACGGCGACGACGGTCAAAATCCCCCCGACTCGGGCATGGGAATGACGGCCCTCAGCTATCTCCTCGGGGGAATGCTGGTCTGGGGTGGCATCGGCTGGTTGGTCGACCACTACGTCGGGACCAAGGGCATCTTCGCCGGAATCGGTGTCGTTATCGGCACCGCCGGCGGTGTCTACCTCATCGTGCGCCGTCTCGGCGCCTGA
- a CDS encoding F0F1 ATP synthase subunit B: protein MLSYLATEVVEEAEHSPIIPIWQEVVVGTVAFAVLCFVLMKFVFPIMEKTFAARVDAIEGGIKRAETAQAEANELLEQYRAQLSEARTEAARIRDEARADAEGIRQDVLAKAREESDRIIAAGRDQLAAQRESIVRELRSEVGTLAVDLASKIVGESLADEARSRGTVDRFINELGAGAR from the coding sequence ATGCTCTCGTACCTAGCCACTGAGGTGGTTGAGGAAGCCGAACACAGCCCGATCATTCCGATCTGGCAGGAGGTCGTGGTCGGCACGGTCGCCTTCGCCGTGCTCTGCTTCGTGCTGATGAAGTTCGTCTTCCCCATCATGGAGAAGACCTTCGCGGCGCGGGTGGACGCGATCGAGGGTGGCATCAAGCGGGCCGAGACCGCTCAGGCGGAGGCCAACGAGCTGCTGGAGCAGTACCGCGCCCAGCTCTCCGAAGCCCGCACCGAGGCTGCTCGCATCCGTGACGAGGCTCGTGCCGACGCCGAGGGCATCCGCCAGGACGTCCTGGCCAAGGCCCGTGAGGAGTCCGACCGCATCATCGCGGCCGGGCGCGACCAGCTCGCGGCCCAGCGCGAGAGCATCGTCCGTGAGCTCCGCTCCGAAGTGGGCACGCTCGCGGTGGACCTGGCCAGCAAGATCGTCGGTGAGTCGCTCGCCGACGAGGCGCGCAGCCGGGGCACCGTCGACCGCTTCATCAACGAGCTCGGCGCGGGCGCCCGCTGA
- a CDS encoding phosphotyrosine protein phosphatase encodes MPFTVLHVCMGNICRSPMAERLLVLAAAQRLAKTAPEAELGDLLRSASAGTGGWHEGEEMNPPAARQITLRGGSTDGFTARKLTSAQLDDADLILTATADQSDYVHALVPGAAARTFVLGHLARLLRELDLSALPPAGADAAAFAARAAALVAAADRRRGETEPVPGDDLDDPWGRGDQTFQRIADDIDESLYALVDALLPTAPRPA; translated from the coding sequence ATGCCGTTCACGGTCCTGCACGTGTGCATGGGCAACATCTGCCGTTCCCCGATGGCCGAGCGGCTGCTCGTGCTCGCCGCGGCGCAGCGGCTGGCCAAGACCGCGCCCGAGGCGGAGCTGGGCGACCTGCTGCGCAGCGCCAGCGCGGGTACGGGCGGCTGGCACGAGGGCGAGGAGATGAACCCGCCCGCGGCCCGGCAGATCACCCTCCGCGGCGGCAGCACCGACGGCTTCACGGCCCGCAAGCTGACGAGCGCGCAGCTCGACGACGCCGACCTGATCCTCACCGCCACCGCCGACCAGAGCGACTACGTGCACGCGCTGGTGCCCGGCGCGGCGGCCCGCACGTTCGTGCTCGGCCACCTCGCCCGCCTGCTGCGCGAGCTTGACCTCTCGGCGCTGCCGCCGGCCGGCGCGGACGCCGCCGCGTTCGCGGCCCGGGCCGCCGCCCTGGTCGCCGCCGCCGATCGCCGCCGCGGCGAGACCGAGCCGGTGCCCGGCGACGACCTGGACGATCCGTGGGGCCGGGGCGACCAGACCTTCCAGCGCATCGCCGACGACATCGACGAGTCGCTGTACGCGCTCGTGGACGCCCTGCTGCCGACCGCGCCGAGGCCCGCGTGA
- a CDS encoding F0F1 ATP synthase subunit delta, producing MMATVNRESYAAAAEKLAADTRQATAAQLATTADEILSVARLLRGELRLRRALTDPSRGGGDRADLIRSILAGKLGAVTVDALATLVSARFSRPSELLDAVERLGVDMVLAAADKAGTIAEVEDELFRFGQIVGGDAELAVTLSDPGAPAERRVKLARDLLEGKAQAATIQLIAVALEGFGGRNFETSLIRLVELTSAKRDREVAYVTVAKLLGDAEEQRLAAKLADIYGRQVSLKFELDPSIIGGLSVRVGSDLYDGTILRRLNEARQAFAK from the coding sequence CTGATGGCGACCGTCAACCGGGAGTCGTACGCGGCGGCCGCCGAGAAGCTCGCCGCGGACACGCGGCAGGCGACGGCCGCGCAGCTCGCCACGACCGCCGACGAGATCCTGTCGGTGGCCCGGCTGCTGCGCGGCGAGCTGCGGCTGCGTCGGGCACTGACCGACCCGTCGCGCGGCGGCGGCGACCGGGCGGACCTGATCCGCTCGATCCTCGCCGGCAAGCTCGGTGCGGTCACCGTCGACGCGCTCGCGACCCTGGTGTCCGCGCGCTTCTCCCGGCCGTCCGAGCTGCTCGACGCGGTGGAGCGGCTCGGCGTGGACATGGTCCTGGCGGCGGCCGACAAGGCCGGCACGATCGCCGAGGTCGAGGACGAGCTGTTCCGCTTCGGTCAGATCGTCGGCGGCGACGCCGAGCTCGCGGTCACGCTCAGTGACCCGGGTGCGCCTGCCGAGCGCCGGGTTAAGCTGGCCAGGGACCTGCTGGAGGGCAAGGCCCAGGCGGCGACGATCCAGCTCATCGCGGTGGCGCTCGAGGGTTTCGGCGGGCGCAACTTCGAGACCTCGCTGATTCGACTGGTCGAACTGACCAGCGCGAAGCGGGACCGCGAGGTGGCCTACGTGACGGTCGCCAAGCTGCTCGGCGACGCCGAGGAGCAGCGGCTCGCGGCCAAGTTGGCCGACATCTACGGCCGGCAGGTTTCGCTGAAGTTCGAGCTGGATCCGAGCATCATCGGCGGCCTCAGCGTCCGGGTCGGCTCCGACCTCTACGACGGCACGATCCTGCGGCGACTCAACGAAGCCCGGCAGGCGTTCGCTAAATAG
- a CDS encoding SDR family oxidoreductase — protein sequence MHCLVTGATGYIGGRLAPRLLDAGHSVRCLSRSAARLRDVPWAGRVEIVEGDLSDPGTLPAAFDGVEVAYFLMHSLGRPDFERLDREAAVNFAAAARAAGVSRIVYLGGPEPPADEHPSAHLRSRAEVARILLDSGVPTAVLRAPVIIGSGSASFEMLRYLTERLPVMVTPRWVRNRIQPIAVRDVLRYLIGCATLPGDVNRGFDIGGTDVLTYLEMMHRYARVAGLPRRVIVPVRPLSPWLSSHWVGLVTPVPNSIARPLVGSLIHEAFARENDIARYVPAHGLLGFDEAVRLALGKIRDANVETRWSNAAGRDAAAEPLPSDPDWSGGSVYVDERTHPVEAPPHALWRVIEGVGGENGWYSSPLAWSVRGWLDRLVGGVGLRRGRRDRNHLYVGEALDWWRVEEIRPGELLRLRAEMRVPGRAWLEMSAEPGPDGTSVYRQRAIFVPRGLAGHAYWASVLPFHGIIFSGMARNIALGATTRPPGAAGPARPAIPRSPAGPGR from the coding sequence ATGCATTGTCTGGTCACCGGCGCGACCGGCTATATCGGCGGGCGGCTGGCACCTCGGCTGCTGGACGCGGGCCACTCCGTCCGCTGCCTCTCGCGCAGCGCCGCACGCCTGCGGGACGTGCCCTGGGCCGGCCGGGTCGAGATCGTCGAGGGCGACCTGTCCGACCCCGGCACCCTGCCGGCCGCGTTCGACGGCGTCGAGGTGGCCTACTTCCTGATGCACTCGCTGGGCCGGCCCGACTTCGAGCGCCTGGACCGGGAGGCGGCCGTCAACTTCGCGGCGGCGGCCCGGGCCGCCGGGGTGTCCCGGATCGTCTACCTGGGCGGGCCCGAGCCGCCCGCCGACGAGCATCCGTCGGCGCACCTGCGCTCCCGCGCGGAGGTCGCGCGGATCCTGCTGGACAGCGGGGTGCCGACGGCGGTGCTGCGGGCGCCGGTGATCATCGGCTCGGGCTCGGCCTCCTTCGAGATGCTGCGCTACCTGACCGAGCGGCTGCCGGTGATGGTCACCCCACGCTGGGTGCGTAACCGGATCCAGCCGATCGCCGTGCGCGACGTGCTGCGCTACCTGATCGGCTGCGCCACGCTGCCGGGAGACGTCAACCGCGGCTTCGACATCGGCGGCACGGACGTCCTGACCTACCTGGAGATGATGCACCGGTACGCACGCGTCGCCGGGCTGCCCAGGCGGGTCATCGTGCCGGTGCGCCCACTGAGCCCCTGGCTGTCGTCGCACTGGGTCGGCCTTGTCACGCCCGTACCGAATTCGATCGCCCGGCCGCTGGTCGGCAGCCTGATCCACGAGGCCTTCGCCCGGGAGAACGACATCGCCCGGTACGTGCCGGCCCACGGCCTGCTCGGCTTCGACGAGGCCGTCCGGCTCGCCCTCGGCAAGATCCGCGACGCGAACGTCGAGACCCGGTGGTCGAACGCGGCCGGCCGGGACGCGGCCGCGGAACCCCTGCCCAGCGATCCGGACTGGTCCGGCGGCAGCGTCTACGTCGACGAGCGCACCCACCCGGTCGAGGCGCCACCGCACGCACTGTGGCGGGTGATCGAGGGGGTCGGCGGCGAGAACGGCTGGTATTCGTCCCCGCTCGCCTGGTCCGTACGCGGCTGGCTGGACCGGCTGGTCGGCGGCGTTGGCCTGCGCCGCGGCCGCCGCGACCGGAACCACCTCTACGTCGGCGAGGCGCTGGACTGGTGGCGGGTCGAGGAGATCAGGCCGGGCGAGCTGCTGCGGCTGCGGGCCGAGATGCGGGTGCCGGGCCGGGCCTGGCTGGAGATGTCCGCGGAGCCCGGGCCCGATGGGACCAGCGTCTACCGGCAGCGGGCCATCTTCGTGCCGCGCGGGCTGGCCGGGCACGCCTACTGGGCGAGCGTGCTGCCGTTCCACGGGATCATCTTCAGCGGCATGGCCCGCAACATCGCGCTGGGCGCTACGACGCGGCCGCCCGGCGCAGCCGGTCCCGCACGGCCAGCCATTCCTCGGTCTCCGGCGGGGCCTGGACGATGA
- the glyA gene encoding serine hydroxymethyltransferase, which yields METFWGPDFGALEREDPEIAEVILGELERQRGGLQLIASENFTSPAVLAALGSTLTNKYAEGYPGRRYYGGCAQVDRAEELAIDRAKTLFDAEHANVQPHSGSAANMAAYAALIQPGDTVLAMDLPHGGHLTHGSRVNFSGKWYHPVGYAVRRETELIDYDEVRDLALAHRPKLIVCGATAYPRLIDFKAFRDIADEVGAYLMVDAAHFIGLVAGRAVPSPVAHADVVCCTTHKVLRGPRGGMILCREELAARIDKAVFPFSQGGPMMHTIAAKAVALHEAALPEYRSYANQVVKNSQALAAGLAVEGMRPVSGGTDTHLALVDLRDVGVSGRDAEARCDQARITLNKNAIPFDPEKPMTASGIRVGTASVTTQGMREGEMRRIAGLIAAAVRAEPSSPGGAAALREVAGEVSDLVRDFPAYAQVGVPA from the coding sequence ATGGAGACGTTCTGGGGCCCCGACTTCGGTGCGCTCGAGCGCGAGGACCCGGAGATCGCGGAAGTGATCCTGGGCGAGCTGGAGCGTCAGCGCGGCGGTCTGCAACTCATCGCGAGCGAGAACTTCACCTCGCCGGCCGTGCTGGCCGCGCTCGGCTCGACGCTGACCAACAAGTACGCCGAGGGCTATCCCGGCCGGCGCTACTACGGCGGCTGCGCGCAGGTGGACCGCGCCGAGGAGCTGGCGATCGACCGCGCGAAGACGCTGTTCGACGCCGAGCACGCGAACGTGCAGCCGCACTCGGGCTCGGCGGCCAACATGGCGGCGTACGCGGCGCTGATCCAGCCCGGTGACACGGTGCTGGCCATGGACCTGCCGCACGGCGGCCATCTCACCCACGGCAGCAGGGTCAACTTCTCCGGCAAGTGGTACCACCCGGTCGGCTACGCGGTGCGGCGCGAGACCGAGCTCATCGACTACGACGAGGTCCGCGACCTGGCCCTCGCGCACCGGCCCAAGCTGATCGTCTGCGGCGCGACGGCGTACCCGCGTCTGATCGACTTCAAGGCGTTCCGCGACATCGCCGACGAGGTCGGCGCCTATCTGATGGTCGACGCGGCGCACTTCATCGGCCTGGTCGCCGGCCGGGCCGTGCCGTCGCCCGTAGCGCATGCCGACGTCGTGTGCTGCACCACCCACAAGGTGCTGCGCGGGCCACGGGGCGGCATGATCCTGTGTCGTGAAGAGCTTGCCGCGCGTATCGACAAGGCCGTCTTCCCGTTCTCGCAGGGCGGCCCGATGATGCACACCATCGCCGCGAAGGCCGTCGCCCTCCACGAGGCGGCACTGCCCGAGTACCGCTCGTACGCCAACCAGGTGGTCAAAAACAGTCAGGCGCTCGCCGCCGGGCTGGCCGTGGAGGGCATGCGCCCGGTCTCCGGCGGCACCGACACCCACCTGGCCCTTGTCGACCTGCGCGACGTCGGGGTCAGCGGCCGCGACGCGGAGGCGCGCTGCGACCAGGCCCGGATCACCCTGAACAAGAACGCGATCCCGTTCGACCCGGAGAAGCCGATGACCGCCTCCGGGATCCGGGTGGGCACGGCGAGCGTGACGACCCAGGGCATGCGCGAGGGCGAGATGCGCCGGATCGCCGGGCTGATCGCCGCCGCGGTGCGCGCGGAACCGAGCTCGCCCGGCGGCGCCGCCGCGCTGCGTGAGGTCGCCGGCGAGGTGTCGGACCTGGTCCGGGACTTCCCGGCGTACGCGCAGGTCGGGGTGCCGGCGTGA
- the atpA gene encoding F0F1 ATP synthase subunit alpha, producing the protein MAELTISSDEIRGALERYVSSYTPEVSREEVGIVSDAGDGIAHVEGLPSTMANELLEFADGTLGVALNLDVREIGAVVLGDFTGIEEGQQVKRTGRVLSVPVGDAYLGRVVNALGEPIDDRGPIESEGFRELELQAPNVMSRQPVKQPLQTGIKAIDAMTPIGRGQRQLIIGDRKTGKTTVALDTIINQRANWESGDPDKQVRCIYVAIGQKATTIASIRGTLEEQGALEYTTIVASPASDPAGFKYIAPYTGSSIGQHWMYAGKHVLIVFDDLTKQAEAYRAVSLLLRRPPGREAYPGDVFYLHSRLLERCAKLSDDLGGGSMTGLPIIETKANDISAYIPTNVISITDGQIFLEADLFASGVRPAINVGTSVSRVGGSAQVRAMRKVSGRLRLDLAQFRELEAFSAFASDLDRASRAQLEKGVRLVELLKQPQYSPYSVAEQTIIIWAGTTGQLDDIPVGDVRRFESELLDWVKRNRGETFTAIESTGELSDEQVETLQSGVNEFKVLFKQGETRSNVGNEAQAEPLADGSESRETVTREVRPGDEN; encoded by the coding sequence ATGGCCGAGCTGACCATCTCCTCGGACGAGATCCGGGGGGCGCTAGAGCGCTACGTCTCGTCCTACACGCCCGAGGTCTCCCGTGAGGAGGTCGGCATCGTCTCCGATGCGGGCGACGGGATCGCGCACGTCGAGGGTCTGCCCTCGACCATGGCGAACGAACTGCTTGAATTCGCCGACGGCACGCTGGGTGTCGCCCTGAACCTCGACGTCCGCGAGATCGGCGCCGTTGTCCTGGGTGACTTCACCGGCATCGAGGAGGGCCAGCAGGTCAAGCGGACCGGCCGCGTCCTCTCGGTTCCGGTGGGCGACGCCTACCTGGGCCGCGTGGTGAACGCGCTCGGCGAGCCGATCGACGACCGCGGCCCGATCGAGAGCGAGGGCTTCCGCGAGCTCGAGCTCCAGGCGCCGAACGTCATGTCCCGGCAGCCCGTGAAGCAGCCGCTCCAGACCGGCATCAAGGCGATCGACGCCATGACGCCGATCGGCCGCGGCCAGCGCCAGCTGATCATCGGCGACCGCAAGACCGGCAAGACCACGGTCGCGCTCGACACGATCATCAACCAGCGCGCCAACTGGGAGTCCGGCGACCCGGACAAGCAGGTCCGCTGCATCTACGTCGCCATCGGCCAGAAGGCGACGACGATCGCCAGCATCCGGGGCACGCTGGAGGAGCAGGGCGCGCTGGAGTACACGACGATCGTGGCCTCGCCCGCGTCCGACCCGGCCGGCTTCAAGTACATCGCCCCGTACACCGGTTCGTCCATCGGACAGCACTGGATGTACGCCGGCAAGCACGTCCTGATCGTCTTCGACGACCTGACCAAGCAGGCCGAGGCGTACCGCGCCGTTTCGCTGCTGCTGCGCCGCCCGCCGGGCCGCGAGGCGTACCCGGGCGACGTCTTCTACCTGCACAGCCGCCTCCTCGAGCGCTGCGCGAAGCTCTCGGACGACCTCGGCGGTGGCTCGATGACCGGCCTGCCGATCATCGAGACGAAGGCCAACGACATCTCGGCCTACATCCCGACGAACGTCATCTCGATCACCGACGGCCAGATCTTCCTCGAGGCCGACCTGTTCGCCTCGGGTGTGCGCCCGGCCATCAACGTCGGCACCTCGGTGTCGCGGGTCGGCGGCTCGGCACAGGTCAGGGCCATGCGGAAGGTCTCCGGCCGGCTCCGCCTCGACCTCGCCCAGTTCCGTGAGCTGGAGGCCTTCTCGGCCTTCGCCTCCGACCTGGACAGGGCGTCGCGTGCCCAGCTGGAGAAGGGCGTACGCCTGGTCGAGCTGCTCAAGCAGCCGCAGTACTCGCCGTACTCGGTGGCCGAGCAGACCATCATCATCTGGGCCGGCACCACGGGCCAGCTCGACGACATCCCAGTCGGCGACGTGCGCCGCTTCGAGTCCGAGCTGCTGGACTGGGTCAAGCGCAACCGCGGCGAGACCTTCACGGCGATCGAGTCGACCGGCGAGCTGAGCGACGAGCAGGTCGAGACGCTGCAGAGCGGCGTCAACGAGTTCAAGGTGCTGTTCAAGCAGGGCGAGACCCGTAGCAACGTCGGCAACGAGGCGCAGGCCGAGCCGCTGGCCGACGGCAGCGAGAGCCGGGAGACGGTGACCCGCGAGGTCCGTCCCGGGGACGAGAACTAA
- a CDS encoding ATP synthase F0 subunit C: MDVIAAVTGSTAAIGYGLAAIGPGIGVGLVFSAYIQSTARQPESSRLTLPFVWIGFAVIEALALLGIAFGFIWQG, from the coding sequence ATGGACGTTATTGCCGCCGTTACGGGCAGCACCGCCGCCATCGGCTACGGTCTTGCTGCCATCGGCCCCGGCATCGGTGTCGGCCTGGTCTTCTCGGCCTACATCCAGTCGACGGCCCGCCAGCCGGAGTCGTCGCGCCTGACCCTGCCTTTCGTCTGGATCGGCTTCGCCGTCATCGAGGCGCTCGCCCTGCTGGGCATCGCCTTCGGCTTCATCTGGCAGGGCTAG
- a CDS encoding L-threonylcarbamoyladenylate synthase produces the protein MLIVEPDADGLGRAVELLRQESVVAFPTETVYGLGAHAFSEKAIAEVYRLKNRPSWNPLIVHVSGVAEARGLAERWPDAANELAAQFWPGPLTLVVERARHLGAVGPRLETIALRVPAHEVALKLLEASGLPLAAPSANRSEGISPTTAEHVLRGLPDVPLILDGGPASLGIESTVLDLTGETPKLLRPGALGLRELREVTGAIALPDEVVDGAMRSSPGMGARHYAPKATVILAKDVREVEHGDLAGPVAVLSYESVEDFSDELVAEVLSVDPREYAADLYAALHRLDDAGVATIIVQAPPETEEWLAVRDRLRRAAAS, from the coding sequence TTGCTCATAGTTGAACCGGACGCCGACGGCCTGGGCCGGGCGGTGGAGCTGCTGCGCCAGGAGTCGGTGGTCGCGTTCCCCACTGAGACGGTCTACGGCCTCGGTGCGCACGCCTTCTCGGAGAAGGCGATCGCGGAGGTCTACCGCCTCAAGAACCGCCCGTCGTGGAACCCGCTGATCGTGCACGTGTCCGGCGTGGCGGAGGCCCGCGGACTCGCCGAGCGGTGGCCGGACGCGGCGAACGAGCTGGCGGCACAGTTCTGGCCCGGCCCGCTGACCCTGGTGGTGGAGCGGGCCCGGCACCTGGGCGCGGTCGGTCCGCGGCTCGAGACGATCGCGCTCCGGGTGCCGGCGCACGAGGTCGCGCTGAAGCTGCTGGAGGCCTCGGGGCTGCCGCTCGCCGCGCCCAGCGCGAACCGCTCGGAGGGCATCTCGCCGACGACGGCCGAGCACGTGCTGCGCGGCCTGCCCGACGTCCCGCTCATCCTGGACGGCGGCCCGGCCTCGCTGGGTATCGAGTCGACAGTCCTCGACCTGACCGGTGAGACGCCGAAGCTGCTGCGCCCGGGCGCGCTCGGCCTGCGGGAGCTGCGCGAGGTGACCGGCGCGATCGCGCTGCCGGACGAGGTCGTTGACGGCGCGATGCGCTCCTCGCCCGGCATGGGTGCCCGGCACTACGCGCCGAAGGCGACCGTGATCCTCGCGAAGGACGTGCGCGAGGTGGAGCACGGCGACCTGGCCGGCCCGGTGGCGGTGCTCAGCTACGAGAGCGTCGAGGACTTCTCGGACGAGCTCGTCGCCGAGGTGCTCAGCGTGGATCCGCGCGAGTACGCGGCCGACCTTTACGCGGCCCTGCACCGCCTGGACGACGCCGGGGTCGCCACGATCATCGTCCAGGCCCCGCCGGAGACCGAGGAATGGCTGGCCGTGCGGGACCGGCTGCGCCGGGCGGCCGCGTCGTAG
- a CDS encoding F0F1 ATP synthase subunit gamma produces MAGQVQALRRRIRTVKSTKKIAKAQELVATSRIAKAQERVNASKPYAEAITRVLTALASNATIDNPLLQSRERVRRAGVLLITSDRGLAGAYNANAIRTAEQLMARLRADGKDVALYIVGRKGVGYYRFRNRPIETSWTGFSERPSFADARAIGNALLEAFVAGADNDESFGPDGIQGVDELHIVSTRFKSLMTQAAEARFLAPMQVEELEREPGLRPAYEFEPEAEELLEALLPKYLNTRIYAALLDSAASESASRRRAMKSASDNADDLLKRYTREMNSARQAAITQEISEIVGGANALAAAGSDE; encoded by the coding sequence ATGGCCGGTCAGGTACAGGCACTTCGGCGGCGCATCCGCACCGTCAAGTCCACCAAGAAGATCGCCAAGGCGCAGGAGCTCGTCGCGACGAGCCGCATCGCCAAGGCGCAGGAGCGGGTGAACGCCTCCAAGCCGTACGCGGAGGCGATCACGCGGGTCCTGACGGCGCTGGCGTCCAACGCGACGATCGACAACCCCCTGCTGCAGTCGCGCGAGCGGGTGCGGCGGGCCGGGGTCCTGCTGATCACCAGCGACCGGGGCCTGGCCGGCGCCTACAACGCCAACGCGATCCGCACCGCCGAGCAGCTCATGGCCCGGCTCCGTGCGGACGGCAAGGACGTGGCGCTGTACATCGTCGGCCGCAAGGGCGTCGGGTACTACCGGTTCCGTAACCGGCCGATCGAGACCAGCTGGACGGGGTTCTCGGAGCGGCCGTCGTTCGCCGACGCCCGCGCCATCGGCAACGCCCTGCTGGAGGCGTTCGTCGCCGGAGCGGACAACGACGAGTCGTTCGGGCCGGACGGCATTCAGGGCGTCGACGAGCTGCACATCGTCAGCACCCGGTTCAAGTCGCTGATGACCCAGGCCGCGGAGGCGCGCTTCCTGGCGCCGATGCAGGTCGAGGAGCTGGAGCGCGAGCCCGGGCTGCGTCCGGCATACGAGTTCGAGCCCGAGGCGGAGGAGCTGCTCGAGGCGCTGCTGCCGAAGTACCTCAACACGCGGATCTACGCGGCGTTGCTGGACTCGGCGGCCAGCGAGTCGGCGTCTCGGCGCCGGGCGATGAAGAGCGCGTCGGACAACGCGGACGACCTGCTCAAGCGGTACACGCGCGAGATGAACTCCGCGCGGCAGGCTGCGATCACCCAGGAAATCAGTGAGATCGTCGGCGGCGCCAACGCGCTGGCCGCGGCGGGAAGTGATGAGTGA
- the atpB gene encoding F0F1 ATP synthase subunit A: protein MTGQSIVLAADVPFPPSVEDFYLPSIAPWGEHSYWFTKITLLVWVSVAALIIFFLVSNRKPQLVPTKKQWLAESLYGFVRNNISVEMIGPRGVAFAPYLTTLFCFILLNNFFGIVPLIQISPMSHIAFPAVLAVISYVLFIAVGIRHHGFVKYFKTALIPPAPWFILPLLIPIEFFSNFLVRPFSLAVRLFANMFAGHMLLLVFTLGGFAMLSANVWYAPFSIVSWAMTIALTFLEFMVIVLQAYVFTVLTASYVAGALADEH from the coding sequence GTGACCGGTCAGTCGATCGTCCTCGCAGCGGATGTTCCGTTCCCGCCGAGCGTCGAGGACTTCTACCTGCCCAGCATCGCGCCGTGGGGTGAGCACTCCTACTGGTTCACCAAGATCACCCTGCTGGTCTGGGTGTCCGTCGCGGCGCTCATCATCTTCTTCCTGGTCTCGAACCGGAAGCCGCAGCTCGTACCCACGAAGAAGCAGTGGCTGGCGGAGAGCCTCTACGGCTTCGTCCGCAACAACATCTCGGTGGAGATGATCGGGCCCCGAGGTGTCGCCTTCGCGCCCTACCTGACGACGCTGTTCTGCTTCATCCTGCTGAACAACTTCTTCGGCATCGTGCCGCTCATCCAGATCTCGCCGATGTCACACATCGCTTTCCCCGCGGTTCTCGCGGTGATCAGCTATGTGTTGTTCATTGCCGTCGGTATCCGGCACCACGGTTTCGTCAAGTACTTCAAGACCGCGTTGATCCCGCCGGCGCCGTGGTTCATTCTGCCGCTGCTGATTCCGATCGAGTTCTTCTCGAACTTCCTGGTCCGCCCGTTCTCGCTGGCGGTCCGACTTTTCGCCAACATGTTCGCCGGGCACATGCTGCTGCTCGTGTTCACGCTCGGCGGCTTCGCGATGCTCAGTGCGAATGTCTGGTACGCGCCGTTCTCGATCGTCTCGTGGGCGATGACGATCGCGCTGACGTTCCTCGAGTTCATGGTGATCGTGCTCCAGGCCTACGTGTTCACGGTCCTGACCGCGAGCTACGTGGCGGGCGCCCTCGCCGACGAGCACTGA